A window of the Cannabis sativa cultivar Pink pepper isolate KNU-18-1 chromosome X, ASM2916894v1, whole genome shotgun sequence genome harbors these coding sequences:
- the LOC133032463 gene encoding uncharacterized protein LOC133032463, with the protein MCCICSMSTPGGSSSKKKGVRGKYKGKNVEEELSKTQSAKLPIEVHAETGTPVGKNGKKFNNMAKWMTRMSIPINKFKWEDVSRADINALWDRLETKFILPRDNPTFVDYGEYEMSKGLRDWRADCKKKWIQNIEELGQERADMSPPEGVTQEVWSDCIAYWSTDKQKARAAKNKESRGKMKFLGGWGSKPIVSHVVEGANPDTGELPTAVETFQKFHHKGNDWRNEFAQQAYEQMVEIAATQPAPTADEPEEPAVDPTQYPRDLPVMTQVLGERSRHLRGFGHLPRLKGVGAKRAPATHPSAQPTVTMEQYEALQKKVEEAEQTTQHTRQQYETQQLYLRRFQDQFEYLSRAVPGFNLPPMDLPPLPTPGAGSSAAAGAGSSSQPPETQRNNDDDITRL; encoded by the exons atgtgTTGTATATGTAGTATGTCTACACCAGGTGGCAGCAGTTCGAAAAAGAAAGGCGTCAGAGGTAAATACAAGGGCAAGAATGTTGAGGAGGAGCTCTCCAAAACACAATCTGCCAAGTTACCGATTGAGGTGCACGCAGAGACTGGCACCCCCGTAGGCAAGAAcggaaaaaaattcaacaatatggccaaatggatgactcggatgtctatccccattaataaattcaaatgggaagatgtcagtagagctgacatcaacgcactctgggatagacttgag ACCAAGTTTATCCTCCCACGAGATAACCCTACATTCGTAGACTACGGTGAGTACGAGATGTCAAAGGGTTTACGTGACTGGAGGGCAGACTGCAAGAAGAAGTGGATACAAAACATTGAGGAGCTTGGACAGGAGAGGGCCGACATGTCACCTCCTGAGGGAGTAACTCAAGAGGTGTGGAGTGACTGCATCGCTTATTGGAGCACAGACAAACAAaag gcgagagcagcgaaaaataaagaaagtcggggtaagatgaaatttttaggaggctggggctccaagcccattgtttcacatgttgtcgaaggg gctaaccccgacacaggagaactgccaactgcggtggaaacttttcaaaagtttcaccataaaggcaacgattggcgcaacgagtttgcgcaacaagcttac gagcaaatggttgaaataGCGGCAACTCAACCAGCGCCCACTGCAGATGAGCCCGAAGAGCCTGCTGTCGATCCTACACAGTACCCCCGAGACTTACCTGTTATGACGCAAGTACTCGGGGAACGATCTCGGCATCTTAGAGGCTTTGGTCATCTCCCCAGACTGAAGGGAGTTGGGGCCAAAAGAGCACCTGCCACGCATCCTTCAGCCCAACCGACTGTTACAATGGAACAGTACGAGGCTTTACAGAAAAAAGTGGAGGAAGCGGAGCAGACAACTCAACATACGAGGCAGCAGTATGAGACACAACAACTCTACCTCAGACGATTCCAAGATCAGTTTGAGTATCTTTCTCGAGCTGTGCCGGGTTTCAACTTGCCTCCCATGGATCTTCCACCATTGCCCACTCCTGGTGCTGGATCATCGGCTGCTGCTGGTGCTGGATCGTCATCGCAGCCTCCCGAGACTCAGAGAAACAACGATGACGACATTACCCGCCTATAG